A window of the Diospyros lotus cultivar Yz01 unplaced genomic scaffold, ASM1463336v1 superscaf1, whole genome shotgun sequence genome harbors these coding sequences:
- the LOC127792987 gene encoding uncharacterized protein LOC127792987 isoform X1 — protein sequence MHALETWFIDFFFMNVEPQNLLYFVCFSSLSSLLLIAVKMVQKRPLSDNESYDTSTKHPRQQECSNQLVSFLGFVPVENKTQLPMISGEGKANCTESDEKLVGGIITKLPLSSNDEEISVPGCISNMSWDCSTTSEEEDELEAPFHLLLSPEYYNADRPTRALVQSEDICTSLEEYPPQKIVPIGPGFQADIPTWGAQSAKDASVGSDGSGPSILISQTSGYNLSDCKDLDLENRLAGSCVIPMPESEQSPCNSDNVGVGRTDCSCEDCGSVRCVRQHIREGRENLLRTLGRETFLELGFSDMGEVVADKWSEEEELLFHQVVFSNPASLGRNFWDHLPMVFPSRAKRDIVSYYFNVFMLRRRAVQNRCDPMHIDSDDDEWQGIDDYGDDEVRAAEEDEDSAVESPATQDAPSHTEFRENSHQFHVSVPSAGFSNNAQGPINIASICSRKLLNDCGPDSRLQLSGKCLWDEKEDLDVQEDSCTSSDAGSVPLATHVKDDNSNNSMSGGNSHGFVMEHYNVKEWDIGYLNCPKRGVELLPTCSMIEEVFGSGASEYVGKDGEGLS from the exons ATGCATGCATTGGAAACTTGGTTTATTGATTTCTTCTTTATGAATGTGGAACCACAAAACTTATTATATTTCGTGTGTTTTTCCTCCCTTTCTTCTCTACTTCTTATTGCAGTTAAAATGGTTCAGAAAAGGCCTTTGAGTGATAATGAATCATATGACACATCTACTAAGCACCCTAGGCAACAGGAGTGCAGTAACCAGTTGGTTTCTTTCCTGGGCTTTGTGCCTGTTGAAAATAAGACACAACTACCTATGATTTCAG GCGAAGGCAAAGCCAATTGCACAGAGAGTGATGAGAAGCTTGTTGGTGGCATCATTACCAAACTCCCATTATCCTCCAATGATGAGGAAATCAGTGTCCCTGGTTGCATTTCCAACATGTCCTGGGACTGCAGCACTACAAGTGAGGAGGAGGATGAATTGGAGGCaccttttcatttattgttgTCCCCAGAATATTATAATGCTGACAGGCCAACAAGAGCATTAGTTCAATCTGAAGACATATGCACCTCTCTGGAGGAATATCCCCCTCAAAAAATTGTTCCTATTGGACCAGGTTTTCAAGCAGACATTCCAACATGGGGTGCCCAGAGTGCAAAGGATGCTTCTGTTGGTTCGGATGGATCTGGACCATCAATTCTCATTTCTCAAACTTCAGGATATAATCTTAGTGATTGTAAGGACCTTGACCTTGAGAATAGGTTGGCTGGGTCTTGTGTCATTCCAATGCCTGAATCTGAACAATCTCCATGTAATAGTGATAATGTTGGAGTGGGTAGAACTGATTGCTCCTGTGAGGATTGTGGGTCTGTTAGATGTGTCAGACAACATATCAGAGAAGGGAGGGAAAATCTTTTGAGAACTCTTGGTCGGGAGACATTTCTGGAGCTTGGGTTCTCTGACATGGGGGAGGTTGTGGCTGATAAATGGAGTGAAGAGGAAGAGCTGCTGTTTCACCAGGTTGTGTTTTCTAATCCTGCATCATTAGGCAGGAACTTTTGGGACCATCTTCCCATGGTTTTTCCATCTCGAGCCAAAAGAGATATTGTTAGCTACTACTTCAATGTATTCATGCTGCGAAGGCGGGCTGTACAGAACAGATGTGATCCAATGCATATTGACAGTGATGACGATGAGTGGCAGGGGATTGATGATTATGGAGATGATGAAGTTAGGGCAGCTGAGGAAGACGAGGATTCTGCTGTTGAATCCCCAGCCACTCAAGATGCTCCCAGTCATACTGAGTTTCGAGAGAATTCACATCAGTTTCATGTCAGTGTACCTTCTGCAGGTTTTAGTAATAATGCACAGGGTCCCATCAATATTGCAAGCATCTGCTCAAGAAAGTTGCTGAATGACTGTGGTCCTGATTCTAGACTTCAGCTCTCAGGTAAATGCCTCTGGGATGAAAAAGAAGATCTTGATGTACAGGAGGATTCCTGCACATCTTCTGATGCAGGGAGTGTACCATTAGCGACCCATGTGAAGGATGACAATAGCAATAATAGTATGAGTGGTGGGAACAGCCATGGTTTTGTCATGGAGCATTACAATGTTAAAGAATGGGATATTGGGTACTTGAATTGCCCAAAACGGGGAGTTGAACTTTTACCAACATGCAGTATGATTGAAGAAGTGTTTGGTAGTGGAGCTTCAGAATACGTGGGTAAAGATGGTGAGGGTTTGAGTTAG
- the LOC127792987 gene encoding uncharacterized protein LOC127792987 isoform X2: MVQKRPLSDNESYDTSTKHPRQQECSNQLVSFLGFVPVENKTQLPMISGEGKANCTESDEKLVGGIITKLPLSSNDEEISVPGCISNMSWDCSTTSEEEDELEAPFHLLLSPEYYNADRPTRALVQSEDICTSLEEYPPQKIVPIGPGFQADIPTWGAQSAKDASVGSDGSGPSILISQTSGYNLSDCKDLDLENRLAGSCVIPMPESEQSPCNSDNVGVGRTDCSCEDCGSVRCVRQHIREGRENLLRTLGRETFLELGFSDMGEVVADKWSEEEELLFHQVVFSNPASLGRNFWDHLPMVFPSRAKRDIVSYYFNVFMLRRRAVQNRCDPMHIDSDDDEWQGIDDYGDDEVRAAEEDEDSAVESPATQDAPSHTEFRENSHQFHVSVPSAGFSNNAQGPINIASICSRKLLNDCGPDSRLQLSGKCLWDEKEDLDVQEDSCTSSDAGSVPLATHVKDDNSNNSMSGGNSHGFVMEHYNVKEWDIGYLNCPKRGVELLPTCSMIEEVFGSGASEYVGKDGEGLS, encoded by the exons ATGGTTCAGAAAAGGCCTTTGAGTGATAATGAATCATATGACACATCTACTAAGCACCCTAGGCAACAGGAGTGCAGTAACCAGTTGGTTTCTTTCCTGGGCTTTGTGCCTGTTGAAAATAAGACACAACTACCTATGATTTCAG GCGAAGGCAAAGCCAATTGCACAGAGAGTGATGAGAAGCTTGTTGGTGGCATCATTACCAAACTCCCATTATCCTCCAATGATGAGGAAATCAGTGTCCCTGGTTGCATTTCCAACATGTCCTGGGACTGCAGCACTACAAGTGAGGAGGAGGATGAATTGGAGGCaccttttcatttattgttgTCCCCAGAATATTATAATGCTGACAGGCCAACAAGAGCATTAGTTCAATCTGAAGACATATGCACCTCTCTGGAGGAATATCCCCCTCAAAAAATTGTTCCTATTGGACCAGGTTTTCAAGCAGACATTCCAACATGGGGTGCCCAGAGTGCAAAGGATGCTTCTGTTGGTTCGGATGGATCTGGACCATCAATTCTCATTTCTCAAACTTCAGGATATAATCTTAGTGATTGTAAGGACCTTGACCTTGAGAATAGGTTGGCTGGGTCTTGTGTCATTCCAATGCCTGAATCTGAACAATCTCCATGTAATAGTGATAATGTTGGAGTGGGTAGAACTGATTGCTCCTGTGAGGATTGTGGGTCTGTTAGATGTGTCAGACAACATATCAGAGAAGGGAGGGAAAATCTTTTGAGAACTCTTGGTCGGGAGACATTTCTGGAGCTTGGGTTCTCTGACATGGGGGAGGTTGTGGCTGATAAATGGAGTGAAGAGGAAGAGCTGCTGTTTCACCAGGTTGTGTTTTCTAATCCTGCATCATTAGGCAGGAACTTTTGGGACCATCTTCCCATGGTTTTTCCATCTCGAGCCAAAAGAGATATTGTTAGCTACTACTTCAATGTATTCATGCTGCGAAGGCGGGCTGTACAGAACAGATGTGATCCAATGCATATTGACAGTGATGACGATGAGTGGCAGGGGATTGATGATTATGGAGATGATGAAGTTAGGGCAGCTGAGGAAGACGAGGATTCTGCTGTTGAATCCCCAGCCACTCAAGATGCTCCCAGTCATACTGAGTTTCGAGAGAATTCACATCAGTTTCATGTCAGTGTACCTTCTGCAGGTTTTAGTAATAATGCACAGGGTCCCATCAATATTGCAAGCATCTGCTCAAGAAAGTTGCTGAATGACTGTGGTCCTGATTCTAGACTTCAGCTCTCAGGTAAATGCCTCTGGGATGAAAAAGAAGATCTTGATGTACAGGAGGATTCCTGCACATCTTCTGATGCAGGGAGTGTACCATTAGCGACCCATGTGAAGGATGACAATAGCAATAATAGTATGAGTGGTGGGAACAGCCATGGTTTTGTCATGGAGCATTACAATGTTAAAGAATGGGATATTGGGTACTTGAATTGCCCAAAACGGGGAGTTGAACTTTTACCAACATGCAGTATGATTGAAGAAGTGTTTGGTAGTGGAGCTTCAGAATACGTGGGTAAAGATGGTGAGGGTTTGAGTTAG
- the LOC127792949 gene encoding zinc finger protein ZAT4-like, whose product MGEDQELKHICKFCNKSFPCGRSLGGHMRSHVINQATETDEKLAKKKPNSGGTNANYGLRENPRKTSRFADSNEDSLLDDKFCKECGKGFQSWKALFGHMKCHSERFLWNSVEEDEITDNQSNNETATPNRKKKRSRRVTRYTGNSSSSFSMANNAASSSVSEIEQEQEEVAMCLMMLSRDVGNKGIGLNNSVTESSDNNFELLEAGSSSILSNPIGKTKGKNSLKKLELSILESQNSQFDAKSGSKLSNPSVCFNGSVGNGKAKKKARVEAELGDSRLVDLSEFGSRKELRIIASKKLGSGERFECTTCKKSFHSYQALGGHRASHKKMKGSCFASKIDSSDNNSIETEISPAQIAEQELVVEPKKNKAHECPICLKVFSSGQALGGHKRSHLIAGSEAKTSQTGLIQKPMAEIRDLLDLNLPAPVEEEGSGLDGFKPWWISGSHKHEPLVGLISN is encoded by the coding sequence ATGGGAGAAGATCAAGAGCTGAAACATATCTGCAAGTTCTGCAACAAGAGCTTCCCTTGTGGCCGATCATTAGGTGGCCATATGAGGTCTCATGTCATAAACCAGGCGACTGAAACCGACGAAAAGCTCGCCAAGAAGAAGCCCAACAGTGGCGGAACCAATGCCAATTACGGCCTCAGAGAGAACCCCAGGAAAACCTCCAGATTTGCAGATTCAAATGAAGATTCTTTGCTTGATGACAAATTCTGCAAGGAATGCGGGAAAGGTTTCCAGTCATGGAAGGCCTTGTTTGGCCACATGAAGTGTCACTCGGAGAGATTCCTTTGGAATAGTGTGGAGGAAGATGAGATCACTGACAACCAATCTAACAATGAAACTGCAACTCCAaacaggaagaaaaagagatcaaGGAGAGTGACAAGGTACACGggtaattcttcttcttcattttctatgGCTAATAATGCTGCTTCTTCATCTGTTTCTGAGATTGAGCAAGAGCAAGAAGAGGTCGCCATGTGTTTGATGATGCTTTCTCGAGATGTGGGGAATAAGGGGATTGGTTTGAATAATTCTGTGACTGAATCTTCTGATAACAATTTTGAGCTGCTTGAAGCTGGATCATCATCAATTCTAAGCAATCCAATTGGTAAAACCAAGGGCAAGAATTCTCTGAAGAAGTTGGAGCTCAGTATTTTGGAGTCTCAAAATTCACAGTTTGATGCAAAAAGTGGGTCTAAACTGAGCAACCCAAGTGTTTGTTTTAATGGTTCAGTGGGAAATggtaaggcaaagaagaaggctagagTAGAAGCTGAATTGGGGGACAGTCGACTGGTGGATCTATCCGAGTTTGGGTCGAGGAAGGAATTAAGGATTATCGCGTCAAAGAAACTGGGTTCGGGTGAAAGGTTTGAGTGTACTACTTGTAAAAAGAGCTTCCACTCCTACCAAGCTCTGGGAGGCCATAGAGCCAGCCACAAGAAGATGAAAGGCAGCTGCTTTGCTTCGAAAATCGACAGCAGTGACAACAATAGCATTGAGACTGAGATTTCCCCTGCCCAAATTGCTGAGCAAGAATTGGTTGTTGAACCAAAGAAGAACAAGGCACATGAATGCCCAATTTGCCTCAAAGTGTTCTCATCAGGCCAGGCTCTTGGTGGCCACAAGAGATCACACTTGATTGCTGGCTCTGAGGCCAAAACCAGCCAAACTGGCCTCATTCAGAAGCCAATGGCAGAGATCAGAGACCTTCTTGATCTGAATCTGCCTGCTCCAGTTGAAGAAGAAGGCAGTGGGCTCGATGGGTTCAAGCCATGGTGGATTTCAGGCAGCCACAAGCACGAGCCGCTCGTCGGTTTGATCTCTAACTGA
- the LOC127792950 gene encoding uncharacterized protein LOC127792950 isoform X1 — translation MSSCSSCGSENSFDVEGLFQIRTRCEELRKEKDTLRDSQSQSFELIRRLEVHVKTLSEARTDDEKYIQELERESKNCSQEIDYLQDQLNARDIEVHALGEHVRRLELKLADMESLEEKIGRLREELNWSESERLILMQELESKEVDVQNSASYIQKLEESISSISLEYQCELESMKLDLMALEHSNFEAKVFQEEATQEKARMNKLIQDFELQIQDAQNVIKHLHKENEDLRVKLESSEMNAKVFCQKIEQQFKSFPENTGRPQVNNQSFSPGQGKDISTCGNILDPLFSRLAVVGANDADFRDKMDKMSYQIFEYVLQVEQLKEELRAEKLKAKDEAEDLAQEMAELRYQMTGLLEEERKHRAYVEQISLQRIAKLEAQIQKEGEKTSSSARLIQGA, via the exons ATGTCTAGCTGCTCCAGCTGTGGTAGTGAGAACTCCTTTGATGTTGAGGGACTATTTCAGATTCGGACAAGATGTGAAGAG CTACGGAAAGAGAAGGACACGTTGAGAGACTCACAGTCCCAAAGCTTTGAACTGATCAGG AGATTAGAGGTGCATGTGAAGACTTTATCTGAGGCCCGCACTGATGATGAGAAGTACATCCAGGAGCTGGAAAGAGAGTCGAAGAATTGTTCTCAGGAAATAg ATTACCTTCAGGATCAACTTAATGCAAGGGACATAGAGGTACATGCCCTGGGTGAGCATGTACGCAGACTTGAGTTAAAACTTGCAGACATGGAAAGCTTAGAGGAGAAGATTGGCAGGTTAAGAGAGGAACTGAATTGGTCTGAATCAGAGCGCCTGATTTTGATGCAGGAACTAGAGAGCAAAGAAGTGGATGTACAGAATTCAGCTTCATACATACAAAAACTGGAGGAATCTATTTCATCCATCTCACTTGAATACCAATGTGAATTAGAGAGCATGAAGCTTGATCTGATGGCCTTGGAGCATAGTAATTTTGAAGCTAAGGTATTCCAGGAAGAAGCTACTCAGGAAAAAGCCAGAATGAATAAGTTGATTCAAGATTTTGAGCTTCAGATCCAGGATGCACAGAATGTTATTAAGCACTTACACAAGGAAAATGAAGACCTTAGGGTGAAGCTTGAATCATCTGAAATGAATGCGAAAGTATTCTGTCAGAAGATAGAACAACAGTTTAAATCATTCCCAGAAAATACAGGCAGACCTCAAGTAAATAATCAATCATTTTCACCAGGACAAGGAAAAGACATTAG CACCTGTGGCAACATTCTGGATCCGCTCTTTTCAAGACTGGCAGTTGTAGGAGCAAATGATGCTGATTTCAGGGACAAGATGGATAAAATGTCATATCAGATCTTTGAGTACGTACTTCAGGTGGAACAGCTTAAG GAAGAACTAAGAGCAGAAAAATTGAAGGCAAAGGATGAAGCAGAGGATTTAGCTCAAGAAATGGCGGAACTAAGGTATCAAATGACAGGTTTGCTCGAAGAAGAGCGCAAACACCGTGCATATGTTGAACAAATATCTTTACAAAGAATAGCCAAGTTGGAAGCACAG ATTCAAAAAGAAGGGGAGAAGACTTCCAGTTCTGCAAGGCTTATCCAGGGAGCTTAG
- the LOC127792950 gene encoding uncharacterized protein LOC127792950 isoform X2, which produces MSSCSSCGSENSFDVEGLFQIRTRCEELRKEKDTLRDSQSQSFELIRRLEVHVKTLSEARTDDEKYIQELERESKNCSQEIDYLQDQLNARDIEVHALGEHVRRLELKLADMESLEEKIGRLREELNWSESERLILMQELESKEVDVQNSASYIQKLEESISSISLEYQCELESMKLDLMALEHSNFEAKVFQEEATQEKARMNKLIQDFELQIQDAQNVIKHLHKENEDLRVKLESSEMNAKVFCQKIEQQFKSFPENTGRPQVNNQSFSPGQGKDIRLAVVGANDADFRDKMDKMSYQIFEYVLQVEQLKEELRAEKLKAKDEAEDLAQEMAELRYQMTGLLEEERKHRAYVEQISLQRIAKLEAQIQKEGEKTSSSARLIQGA; this is translated from the exons ATGTCTAGCTGCTCCAGCTGTGGTAGTGAGAACTCCTTTGATGTTGAGGGACTATTTCAGATTCGGACAAGATGTGAAGAG CTACGGAAAGAGAAGGACACGTTGAGAGACTCACAGTCCCAAAGCTTTGAACTGATCAGG AGATTAGAGGTGCATGTGAAGACTTTATCTGAGGCCCGCACTGATGATGAGAAGTACATCCAGGAGCTGGAAAGAGAGTCGAAGAATTGTTCTCAGGAAATAg ATTACCTTCAGGATCAACTTAATGCAAGGGACATAGAGGTACATGCCCTGGGTGAGCATGTACGCAGACTTGAGTTAAAACTTGCAGACATGGAAAGCTTAGAGGAGAAGATTGGCAGGTTAAGAGAGGAACTGAATTGGTCTGAATCAGAGCGCCTGATTTTGATGCAGGAACTAGAGAGCAAAGAAGTGGATGTACAGAATTCAGCTTCATACATACAAAAACTGGAGGAATCTATTTCATCCATCTCACTTGAATACCAATGTGAATTAGAGAGCATGAAGCTTGATCTGATGGCCTTGGAGCATAGTAATTTTGAAGCTAAGGTATTCCAGGAAGAAGCTACTCAGGAAAAAGCCAGAATGAATAAGTTGATTCAAGATTTTGAGCTTCAGATCCAGGATGCACAGAATGTTATTAAGCACTTACACAAGGAAAATGAAGACCTTAGGGTGAAGCTTGAATCATCTGAAATGAATGCGAAAGTATTCTGTCAGAAGATAGAACAACAGTTTAAATCATTCCCAGAAAATACAGGCAGACCTCAAGTAAATAATCAATCATTTTCACCAGGACAAGGAAAAGACATTAG ACTGGCAGTTGTAGGAGCAAATGATGCTGATTTCAGGGACAAGATGGATAAAATGTCATATCAGATCTTTGAGTACGTACTTCAGGTGGAACAGCTTAAG GAAGAACTAAGAGCAGAAAAATTGAAGGCAAAGGATGAAGCAGAGGATTTAGCTCAAGAAATGGCGGAACTAAGGTATCAAATGACAGGTTTGCTCGAAGAAGAGCGCAAACACCGTGCATATGTTGAACAAATATCTTTACAAAGAATAGCCAAGTTGGAAGCACAG ATTCAAAAAGAAGGGGAGAAGACTTCCAGTTCTGCAAGGCTTATCCAGGGAGCTTAG
- the LOC127792950 gene encoding intracellular protein transport protein USO1-like isoform X3 → MSSCSSCGSENSFDVEGLFQIRTRCEELRKEKDTLRDSQSQSFELIRRLEVHVKTLSEARTDDEKYIQELERESKNCSQEIDYLQDQLNARDIEVHALGEHVRRLELKLADMESLEEKIGRLREELNWSESERLILMQELESKEVDVQNSASYIQKLEESISSISLEYQCELESMKLDLMALEHSNFEAKVFQEEATQEKARMNKLIQDFELQIQDAQNVIKHLHKENEDLRVKLESSEMNAKVFCQKIEQQFKSFPENTGRPQVNNQSFSPGQGKDISTCGNILDPLFSRLAVVGANDADFRDKMDKMSYQIFEYVLQVEQLKN, encoded by the exons ATGTCTAGCTGCTCCAGCTGTGGTAGTGAGAACTCCTTTGATGTTGAGGGACTATTTCAGATTCGGACAAGATGTGAAGAG CTACGGAAAGAGAAGGACACGTTGAGAGACTCACAGTCCCAAAGCTTTGAACTGATCAGG AGATTAGAGGTGCATGTGAAGACTTTATCTGAGGCCCGCACTGATGATGAGAAGTACATCCAGGAGCTGGAAAGAGAGTCGAAGAATTGTTCTCAGGAAATAg ATTACCTTCAGGATCAACTTAATGCAAGGGACATAGAGGTACATGCCCTGGGTGAGCATGTACGCAGACTTGAGTTAAAACTTGCAGACATGGAAAGCTTAGAGGAGAAGATTGGCAGGTTAAGAGAGGAACTGAATTGGTCTGAATCAGAGCGCCTGATTTTGATGCAGGAACTAGAGAGCAAAGAAGTGGATGTACAGAATTCAGCTTCATACATACAAAAACTGGAGGAATCTATTTCATCCATCTCACTTGAATACCAATGTGAATTAGAGAGCATGAAGCTTGATCTGATGGCCTTGGAGCATAGTAATTTTGAAGCTAAGGTATTCCAGGAAGAAGCTACTCAGGAAAAAGCCAGAATGAATAAGTTGATTCAAGATTTTGAGCTTCAGATCCAGGATGCACAGAATGTTATTAAGCACTTACACAAGGAAAATGAAGACCTTAGGGTGAAGCTTGAATCATCTGAAATGAATGCGAAAGTATTCTGTCAGAAGATAGAACAACAGTTTAAATCATTCCCAGAAAATACAGGCAGACCTCAAGTAAATAATCAATCATTTTCACCAGGACAAGGAAAAGACATTAG CACCTGTGGCAACATTCTGGATCCGCTCTTTTCAAGACTGGCAGTTGTAGGAGCAAATGATGCTGATTTCAGGGACAAGATGGATAAAATGTCATATCAGATCTTTGAGTACGTACTTCAGGTGGAACAGCTTAAG AACTAA
- the LOC127792951 gene encoding SNAP25 homologous protein SNAP33-like: MFGFKKSPLNKHSKQNSVEPKLPVHPGSNPFDSDDEPDRKKGLNPSRRTSSEPTLVNSNFGTNPFGDDEGKQTSSSYSLPYAARNRYKNDFRDSGGLENQSVQELENYAVYKAEETTNSVNSCLKIAEEMREDATKTLVTLHQQGEKITRTHMVAADIDHDLGRGEKLLGSLGGIFSKTWKPTKTRSIKGPVMTRDDLAQRRGNHLEQREKLGLVTAPKGQSNTRMSPPKPTDTLQKVEVEKTKQDDALSDLSNVLAELKDMAVDMGSEIDRQTKALDPFLDDVEELHFRVKGANQRGRRLLGK, from the exons ATGTTTGGTTTCAAGAAGTCTCCATTGAACAAGCACTCTAAACAGAACTCGGTTGAACCTAAGTTGCCTGTCCATCCTGGCTCCAACCCTTTTGATTCTGATGATGAACCGGATAGAAAGAAAGGCCTTAATCCCTCACGGAGAACTTCTTCTGAACCTACACTAGTTAACTCAAATTTTGGTACCAACCCCTTCGGTGATGATGAGGGAAAACAGACTTCATCTTCATATTCACTTCCTTATGCGGCAAGAAACAGATACAAAAATGATTTCCGTGACTCTGGAGGATTGGAGAACCAGTCTGTGCAAGAGTTGGAGAATTATGCTGTATACAAGGCTGAAGAAACTACAAATAGTGTCAACAGCTGCTTGAAAATTGCAGAGGAAATGAGAGAGGATGCAACGAAGACTTTAGTCACTTTGCATCAACAGGGTGAAAAAATTACCAGAACCCACATGGTTGCTGCTGACATTGATCATGATCTTGGTAGG GGTGAGAAGCTTTTGGGAAGTCTTGGTGGCATCTTCTCGAAGACTTGGAAGCCAACAAAGACTCGCTCAATAAAAGGGCCTGTCATGACAAGAG ATGATCTGGCTCAAAGAAGGGGCAATCACTTGGAACAACGTGAGAAATTGGGATTGGTTACTGCACCTAAGGGACAATCAAACACAAGAATGTCCCCTCCTAAACCCACCGATACACTGCAGAAAGTTGAG gTTGAGAAAACAAAGCAAGACGATGCACTGTCAGATCTAAGTAATGTATTGGCAGAGCTGAAGGATATGGCCGTTGACATGGGATCTGAAATTGACAG GCAAACCAAAGCTTTGGATCCTTTCttagatgatgtggaagaactGCATTTCAGAGTTAAAGGTGCAAATCAACGCGGACGGCGGTTACTTGGGAAGTAG
- the LOC127792952 gene encoding uncharacterized protein LOC127792952 has product MVAAVPLAGRSEVLSLFRSLLRTARKFADYNIREYARRRTIDAFRQNKDLSDPSAIAAAFSDGKSQLDVANRQVIVYSLYAPKVKNIMEIKH; this is encoded by the coding sequence ATGGTGGCAGCTGTGCCGCTGGCGGGGCGGTCGGAGGTTCTATCGCTGTTTCGCTCGCTCCTTCGAACAGCCCGCAAGTTCGCCGACTACAACATCAGGGAGTACGCGAGGCGCCGAACCATCGACGCCTTTCGGCAGAACAAGGACCTCTCGGATCCGTCTGCAATCGCCGCCGCGTTCTCCGACGGCAAGTCCCAGCTGGACGTCGCCAACAGACAAGTCATCGTATACTCGCTCTATGCGCCCAAGGTCAAGAACATCATGGAGATTAAGCATTGA